In a single window of the Biomphalaria glabrata chromosome 5, xgBioGlab47.1, whole genome shotgun sequence genome:
- the LOC106069764 gene encoding serine/threonine-protein kinase 24-like: MKITLKKYIRMSDNKVDTGQVAKPVLRHLRRSKTINVSHFGTNNGQSRNEGSFTDAYEGHRSPSPTPQPTSSCQALKHAVSALTRIDDFILEELGDGFFANVYKATHKVTNEEMVMKVNKDSANRSSALREVQLMNKLSHPNILRFLGVCVHEGQLHALTEYISGGTLETLLANKDEELPWTLRIKLSLDIAKGMHYLHAEGVFHRDLTSKNVLIKKGENRNYQAVIADFGLATKIPEPNTEPLPSVGCPWWMAPEVIHGKYYDQRADLFSYGIILLEITARIEADPETMPRTKKFGVDYIKICEMVDYCPLDFLQLAFKCCQILPELRPSSSVIISNLEKLYKSLRSNSQNNLGKLHKRSRSEDNIIQSSDSMAGDEILMTPQIIAQAMTKDDPHYCPANANPFASISKFKDGRKVLEFPKQRKCSFNNGLALLLGRQADQMSSSCNGSHIFMKPESQSLPCSPVMLRKAAEKLHQASLHGSDAVELEEDPKIRFTASSDHQDSGNTSPASEKRARFGCSRTRSLGSLDFFSPMGLSSTGRMRLKINPSGQLDKKGYCNRETARIRESSVEDQLLNGLGESTDDLNENSVYSDCVVHLRNSITSGSFKSVSSDREETSREGRFSSLDQDETSGAGYFGSCGESLSCCSLSSYVSCGDLEELDERSAEVFSDQVVPVGSECLGELDVSKPCIAIDSKSYEANHFSLDTVKECLGTMGEAQDLIITKF, encoded by the exons atgaaaattactttaaaaaaatatatcagaaTGTCAGATAATAAAGTGGATACAGGTCAGGTGGCCAAACCAGTTCTGAGACATCTACGTCGAAGTAAAACAATCAATGTCTCACACTTTGGGACAAATAATGGCCAATCCAGAAATGAAG GAAGTTTCACTGATGCCTATGAAGGGCACAGGTCTCCATCTCCCACTCCCCAACCAACATCATCTTGCCAAGCGTTGAAACATGCAGTTTCAGCACTTACTAGAATAGATGATTTCATATTGGAAGAGCTAGGAGATGGATTTTTTGCTAATGTTTACAAG GCTACTCACAAAGTTACTAATGAAGAAATGGTGATGAAGGTGAATAAAGACTCTGCCAATCGCTCTAGTGCATTACGAGAAGTTCAGCTCATGAATAAACTATCTCACCCTAACATATTAAG ATTTttaggtgtgtgtgttcatgAAGGTCAGTTACATGCATTGACAGAA TACATCAGTGGAGGTACTTTAGAAACCTTGCTAGCTAATAAAGATGAAGAACTCCCTTGGACTCTCAGGATAAAGTTGTCACTTGACATAGCTAAAGGAATGCATTACTTACACGCAGAAGGTGTTTTTCACAGAGATCTTACTTCTAAG AATGTTCTTATTAAGAAAGGGGAAAACAGAAACTATCAAGCTGTTATTGCAGACTTTGGTTTGGCTACCAAAATTCCTGAACCCAA TACAGAGCCTTTGCCATCTGTTGGGTGTCCTTGGTGGATGGCACCTGAAGTTATTCATGGAAAGTATTATGATCAGAGG GCCGATTTGTTTTCTTATGGCATCATCTTATTAGAAATAACAGCACGTATTGAAGCTGACCCTGAAACAATGCCAAGAACAAAG AAATTTGGTGTTGACTACATCAAAATTTGTGAAATGGTAGACTACTGCCCTTTGGATTTTCTTCAATTGGCTTTCAAGTGTTGTCAA ATCTTACCAGAACTTCGGCCTAGCTCTAGTGTTATTATAAGTAACTTGGAAAAGCTGTACAAGAGCTTGCGCAGTAACTCACAGAATAATTTAG GAAAACTTCACAAAAGATCAAGATCAGAAGATAACATTATTCAAAGTAGTGACAGTATGGCTGGAGATGAGATTCTCATGACTCCTCAAATAATTGCACAAGCTATGACCAAGGATGATCCTCATTACTGCCCAGCTAATGCCAATCCATTTGCTTCCATCAGCAAGTTTAAAGATGGCAGAAAAGTTTTGGAGTTTCCCAAACAGCGCAAGTGCAGCTTTAACAATGGCCTTGCTCTGTTACTTGGAAGACAAGCTGATCAGATGTCATCATCCTGCAATGGCAGTCATATTTTCATGAAACCTGAAAGTCAGTCCCTTCCTTGCTCACCTGTTATGCTCCGCAAGGCAGCAGAGAAGCTTCATCAAGCCTCTCTCCATGGGAGTGATGCAGTGGAGCTAGAAGAGGATCCTAAGATAAGGTTTACTGCTAGTAGTGATCACCAGGATTCAGGAAACACATCCCCTGCTTCTGAAAAAAGGGCTAGATTTGGTTGCAGTCGAACTCGAAGCTTAGGAAGTTTGGATTTTTTCAGCCCCATGGGATTGTCCAGCACTGGAAGAATGCGTCTGAAAATAAATCCTTCAGGTCAGTTAGATAAAAAAGGTTACTGCAATCGAGAAACTGCAAGGATAAGAGAATCAAGTGTGGAAGATCAGCTTCTGAATGGATTAGGAGAAAGTACAGATGATCTAAATGAGAACAGTGTCTACTCTGATTGTGTTGTTCATTTAAGGAACAGCATCACCTCTGGCTCCTTTAAAAGTGTCAGTAGTGACAGGGAGGAAACTAGTAGAGAGGGTCGCTTCAGCAGCTTAGACCAAGATGAAACCAGTGGTGCTGGTTACTTTGGTAGCTGCGGGGAAAGCCTCAGCTGCTGCAGTCTATCGAGCTATGTTAGTTGTGGAGATTTGGAAGAGCTTGATGAACGAAGTGCTGAGGTCTTCAGTGACCAGGTGGTACCAGTAGGCTCAGAATGCCTAGGAGAGTTGGATGTGAGTAAACCATGCATTGCTATAGACAGCAAGAGCTATGAAGCCAATCACTTTAGCTTGGACACTGTGAAAGAGTGTCTGGGGACAATGGGTGAGGCTCAGGATCTAATCATAACTAAATTTTAG